A region of the Passer domesticus isolate bPasDom1 chromosome Z, bPasDom1.hap1, whole genome shotgun sequence genome:
TTacctccaggcagcagctggtggccgCTCTTCTTCCTGGGTGCTGGCTTTGACATCCTATTCTACAGGGATGTCAGAGCCATCCCCATGGAATGGGATGTCAAAGCCAGCACCCTGCCTCCAAGTCTGGGCTCCATTTCCCTGCACCctttaggttaaaaaaaagacaaatactGGAGTTCTAGAATGCCAACATTTGTGTGGAGGACTGCCATATCCAAAAAGATGTGAAGAGAGCTGGGGAGGCTGAAGCAGTAGTGTCCCTTGGATTTCAATGAAGGTATtaatgtgctgcttttcctaaCTCCAGTGTGGACAATGATGGAGCAAAATTTGATTATTAAGAGAAGCCTCTGCCCGAATTTTGGTGCAAGCAAGACCATATTTCAGAGTTAATACTACAGATGTTATTTGgggccctcccttcctgcagtgcagctgcacaggctcagctgcagcagtgctgctgcatcccctcatggcatttgcaggagaggagggagaagtgtgtgtgtggtcTAAAGCCCTGGAAATTGCTGGCAGCTTGTGTCAGGGCAGTGATgttggcaggggcagccaggcctcctgcagctctggggctctggggcagctgcggcctttggagcaggcgcggcagggccccGGCTCACACTGGATACAGCCAGGGATGCTCCGTGCCAGGCTGAGGGcaggtctggccctgcagggcagcagtgcagtgagGCCCGTGCCAGGGTTCTTGCCAGCAAATGTCACTGGGCAGAAGCCAGTAGTGCAGGCTACTGCTTCTCTGGTGCCTCTCAAAATGTGGAAAGGCATCTgtagttttcttttcaaacctgTCCAACACACCAGTCAGGTGTAGCTGGCCTGGGATGCACAAGTTGTTGTCTGTCCTGCTACTGAATTTCTACTTGTTAAAGATGTGTGGCTTGTAAATATTCATTTCAGGGTGATTTGAAATGTTCATTTCCATGTGGAGGGAGATTTGTCATCCAATAAAAACCAGACCTTAAGACCCATAGGAGCAGAAGCATTGGTGTGAGAGTGCTGGGAAGTGGCATCTATTATTCTCATTGCCACTTCATCTTGGATTTGATCATGAGCTTGATAAACCTCACACGTGCTGatttgagggagaagggaatggaGAAGGTTTGACTCCCATCGGTGGCTTTGAGCATTAATGAGTTTTGGCCGCCTGAGGAGCTGAtgtgctttgggtttttgttgttgtcgTTTCTGACTTGTCTAGAGTTTATTTTTCGGTCTGCATTATAACAGCCTCAGTTTGCCAAGTTCCCTCAAGGGTGGTGGCTCACAGAGAAAAATAGCTCAAAAGATAAACTgagtgtatttttactgttcTACATGAATAAAGCCAGACTGGACTAACTGAGTGTGCCTCAAGGCTGTTTTGTAGGAAAGGTCATAAAATTCTAAACTCCGCAGAAATGTTGGCATGCactaattttcttttgatttctccttcATAGGATAGCCCCAGCTACTCTGAGATGAAGAgcaggtgccagcagctccacaaaAAGCTGTCCCACATTCAGCAATGAATATCTGAATTTGGCAAGCAGCAAGTCCTGGAGTCCTGGCACCAGTCTTCTGCTTCAGCAAAGGAACATCTATGAGCTccagctgttttattttgaaagaagaTTAGCTTTTTAGGTTTCTTCAAGTTAGTAATAAGGAGATGATTATTTGTTAAAAATGTAGGATTAGTTAGTCTAAGATTAGAGAATTTAGTCTTGATCTTTAGCAATAAAGAAGTTGCATTATTGTTAACTCCTCTTATTGTCAGTTTTATCATCTTTGGAGAGTCTTTCTTCTGGTCAATTCTTCTCTTCAAGACTTAGCTCTGTCCACTGAATGAAACTTATCAGTAGAGAATGGGAGCCCAGTACTTCTATTATGATATTGTGCACctattaagaaaatattgtagCAAATGGAATTTCTTTATGATAAGAATAAGcctgttttctgattttcttgttAATTTAAGATCTTTGCCTTAAGGGGTGGAAGGCATAGAGGACAACTTCCACCCCAAATGACCTTGTTGTTGAGGGTTGCAGAGAAGTGCACATGGGCTGCTCTAAGctgtcagctgaagcagctctcaggactgCTTGGAGATCATGGCCTCACCTTGTCATGAGCCAGGGAAGATCCAGATCTCTGTAAGGATTTTATAAAAGACATGGAGAAGTGTTGGAGGCAAGGTACTACAATaggtttaaaaagagaaattcagTTCCAGTGTCCCTTCAGGATCGCTACCAGTTTTGTAGATTTCTCCAAACTAGTCAGTCACAACCTGTCTTTCTAGAGAGACACAGATCTTGATTCCTGCACAGACCAATAGGGACTTTGATGTCTAGTTCTTTTCCTAAATTTCTtgccatttatttattcagctgAAAAAGAGGACATGTTAGCAACAAGACCATAATCATCTCTTGGGAAAGGATATGAAATTGTCTGAGGGAGGATAATATTTGGGAACACTCAAAGGTGGCTGGGAatgcccctttcttccttgcagagcattctacaaattcctccattttctccaatCCAACGATGTTGAGTCCCTGTACCtgagagcccttggggtgttttgtgattgaacacctgagcagttgttgcccttctgctctccttcaagccaagttcaagaaaatgtcacctcctaaaccctgagacttgggtccatttttgcctggctcagggggtgctcctccagctctgcagtgcagcagccccagggacgccgccgtggggggcatggggtgaattgtgctgggctgcctcccctgggcctgctggctgctgctgcttgacagagcgtgccagagtgctgctgcccagggtgggctgAGACTGAGGACTTTTCATAGTTACCTCTTCATGACATATCTTTCCCTTGAAACTTTCTTCTAACTCACTCTACACTGcattagaaagttttatttccatgctttaaCAAATTGAGGCTTCAAATTCTCATTtatattttcccctccagtcCGTTATGTGTTGGGGCTGTCTTCCCTTGGGGGCAGGTGTATCAATGTactgatcccatccccttttattgctgcacgagtgcttaggaacacttcaaatggccctttccacttttctttaggtggcttgttgctctgctttctgacaTAAGACACAGTCCCCAGGTTGATGAGGGTGTATCTGAGTatccaaagtcaccagggttGGTCACAGCAGAGGcttgtggaaagatgagatCACTTTCCAAGAAGATGATAAGGGACTGAAATTATCATTTCCTATCATATGATTTTCTCTAGAAAGCATTGGAACTTTACAGTGCCTTCCATAGAGCATTTCCTATGGgctcacttttttctttagaagccaCTGGAATTCTGAACCTCAAGAGAGCAAGAGGAAACATTGGCGGCCACTTCAGTGAGTTTTCCTGGCCACTTTTattcatttctggttttagactctgatttgttctctcagccttgctgctggaaatgacctccatgggctgagtAGGTCCCATTTAACTGGCAGTGTTTTACATAACTTTTGTAcagtttcagctctgaaatgagaaTCTCTATGGATGACATTCCAAAAGGAATCAATGGATCTTAATCttagtagtttttcttttattattacttgAGGTAATTCTTtgagttggtttgttttttggttttttgattttttttttttacatttttggtttggttttgattttttgggggtttttgtttgtttgtttgtttgtttgtttgggttttttgctatTGTTGCTATTGTTGATTTTgggtggtggttttgttttgttttgttttgggtctttgtttgtttgtttgtttgtttttgctttgttttggtttggtttcctATTTGAAagtttgtgggtttttcttcttgttgttgttgtttttctgttgttgtttttttttttttttttgtgacaagAAAAAGCCTCTGGCCATACAGAAAGTGGGTCCACAAACTGTAGAAGGATTCCTGACTGAACAAGGCCATGATATTCTCCTGTGAGAATTGGAAAATCTGGTCTGCAGTTTACAGTTACTCTGAAGACCATGTACTGTCCCCAGAACGAGACAGACCATGTACTGTCCTCCAACAGATACatcaaggaagaaggagcattgtgcccagatgaaaccaaatgccaagCACACACAAATGGGAGCTgctaatttggcacaccttagctaaagatgcttatggTGTGAcagccaatcagtaattaacatGCATGTGTGAATGCAGCTACTGAACCAAGCGGCATTAAGCATTAGTGGCGTGATACAGTGTCTAGAGAAGGATAAATGTGCCAAAGTTGCTTAACAAAGGGGAGCAGCATGTAGCCACATGGGCTGTGAGTGTCGTTCCTTGGCcgactctccgtgggaccctctTCCCTTTGGTGCCTGTGAACAGGGACtctctttgctgaaatgcagttcgCTGAAATGCAGTTCCCCTTAACATGGAAGACTCTGGAAGTCATGGAAGAGCATCAGGTTCCCAGGCATCGCAGGAATCTATGGATGCACTAATGGAGCACTaacattctcaccctgctctatttactttccatttgaatacaggctggtagaaggagagatctggctttgatttctccccaagttacctgttgcactttcaggttagctatacatgtaaaatgcagctaatcactctctcTATCCAAGAATATTCCACTAGTGAACTGACatacagaaacatcctttttctctttctgccttCCCAAGCGGTGCCCTAATAAACAGGAGACTTgcagaaatcacacagaaaatcaccaaaattgCTGAAATTAACACTCAATTGCATGAAAAAAGCTTCTGAGAAAATGCTTGACAGGATCACTGAAGAAACTGAAGCTAGGAAGAGAAACtttcattttagcactgatcaaggggaaagaaaaagcaatgctgcaaaaattccaagtggaagataaggaaagagagagattatttggggtagcagaaaatgggtaatcatgtgtcttcaatAATTTGACTGAATGTAaaagccatgccctagacatgtggggaggaaaaccagagataaacagatgttaggcagagaggtagaaatcagacatgtacaactagagatagccacgtatttatcccaTCTATTAGAGCTGTGGTAAAGAGGAGTATTTTCCTGCAAGTGCTGGGTTGGCAACGTGCCGCAGCCccctgccatatccagccctctTCTCAGCTCTTCGcggtttggaagaatttgcttaggccaatagatttttggggtgggcgctgtgaattccagctttctgagaggaaagaaGCGCTGATAAGCATTCTTTCATtttccagactgcgggcaaacggaagaggagcAACAggcctcccaggaaggagactggggagacagggaagagaagccgcaagtgggctggcagcgcggagtgtccctgctgccaaccgcgccagccgccccagccggcgggaggcccctttccgtgcgggcagtgccaacggtgcacaagctcctcctccttctgctcccagctgcccctttggcctaaagcacgctgaccctttccaaaggcaagctgaggccacttgtaggatcgcccctggcagccgtgctcaagcttacagcccacttggaacccaaacagcttcgttcaaacccagcattcccagtgaaaccttgccatgccccaacaagacacagttcatacaagcaggaacagatgcgtcaaagcttgctttgatgctgctgatccaattaaacctaggatgaagcaaaaggaggaagacatttcaaagaattgaaaccagCAAGATCAGACTCACGGTGCTCTCCAGTTTACAAATGTGTCAgcctgaaaaaacaaaaattcatccaaaaagggagatctcggcgcttggcttaatggtgtgtatgaagttaacaatggatggtttgtttcctgtcttccagagagtttgaaaccatcaaggagaggaacaagcacaggagaagacatcgcccacgcaaggatgcacagcctctccccaagaagaaaaggccaaattagccctgcactTGTCCAGGACTAGCAACAGTTAGGCCTCAAGAGGATTAGATAGAAATAAGatagctttttaaatttttaggattctttatttGTCCATTAAGTTTACGTGATAGGAATTTCTCAAtttattagttaagatacattagtaATATtcaagatgtattagtagtatGAGATGATTAGTTGTGTTAGATTACTAGTAGATTAATAGTGTGTTATTTATCATGACATGTAAGAGGTTATATGTTCACTATGCTCCATCttttctcattttgtctttgttgagatATGATCTGTCTgtatcattaaaccaaagtttgttccattttgcctttttgtctgtatgaaatccctgaggcagtgttcattacatttccttggtgttgcacacacggcatttgccctgagagagcaatgggggcacaggagtcccccccaggcccagcccctggctcagctggcagcacttccagaggcgtgtccccattactgccaatgaaatcctggtggagcttcctcctttgagtcctgaacatctcagctgggagtggctgggaaggctttgctgaattcaatgcattggatctaaaggagtgcccttgtctcactgtacttgctgggataaaagtagtgggttgacGCCTGTGGTAATcagcggaagaaatgcggcactcaatatgagtgatcagcaaatctcaaaacgttattggtaggcacatacatttatattggtgttaatgaggccaatacatattgcaaaaggcgagctcattattgcttagttacttatcagctaactacgcctaccttagcattcttgtggctactatgttgcagctgtccacatcttttcttcatatttctaactaacgatcctctcccccatcctgatgttgcaccaagggcacagtgcccttgccaggtttggacattgactgctgactcctatcctcatctacttgcttaactaacggtattatatcagtgtgacctttgtcaactagctagctgttcacaaaatcctccacaaaagttctctgttgtattccagctctgggcttttttcccatactgcgtgcgacaagactgtaatttttgtTATAATTATAGTCACTGTTagccatctaatttttaagaaggctcttgtgattgataggacattccttcccctctcacacagcccggctccagctctccgctccttgatgctcctctcttgaagctcttcggggagggactgccacgacctaagtcaccacctcgggtctccttgatgtgctcactgctggacagccatccctcgcagaacatctttccctctctgcccagaccttcctgattcagggcagcatcccaaatgagctcccagagaagtttctgcatgtcactgctagccagcgtgtccccatgctggtgcaggaaagctttgtgaacggccactgctgggaaagcaggctgaggtggcacaagcagctcctgcactgcagtgcaagtttctcagagctcctgtcacagccccagccctgctcccagctctgtgcgttctgccccaacagaaacagccgcagcaggcaagaacttactgcttttggaaaaatatttatttatcaagatcaagaaaacaatcattgtctgctaataccaagtatcactatcactaaatgtaccactatcacaaaaacaatcaccatcctccaatattaactatcactatcgctaatacaatcactgtcctctaatatcaaagaacgctatcattaaaacaatcactatcctctaatattaactatcactatcattgaaacaaccaccaccctctaatatcaagtatccctatcactatcactaaaagaatcactaccactatcactatttatgactatcactatcactaatacaatcaccctcctctaatatcaagtaacgctatcattgaaacaatcactatcccctaatattaaagaacgctatcattaaaaccatcactatcctctaatattaactatcactatcattaaaacaaccaccaccctctaatatcaagcgtccctatcactatcactaaaagaatcactaccactatcactatctatggctatcactatcactatctatggctatcactatcactaatcatcatcctctaagagatagtagtcctgcaggtattggtggtaggagggccaagaggatgctgtgggctgaggtgactccagggaaatccagtggtcccgtgaagaggcgttgtcagccagagaacagaaggagcaggtgggcagaggtgacgggtctgcgctcatgttcttgtacagctgggcgagctctgctgcaaagagctcaggaaacaggcggcagctgtccctgaacccgttgccttgggctctctcgccacttcccgctccttctcctggctctgcttcacctctaggctgaccacagctttcccaggaagagtcccagtcctgtcctgttgcctctttgtcctcctggctcctcctgtagaaacagatttccaagaagactcctcacagataggaatttggagcacagtttcctcagagccctgctaggagccgcctgggcgctcctgcatgctgcaaagacttccttgccaatggcagcaattcataactcacctgtctctcttcagcagctgatgcatgactagatagccagacactgccccaagcagaagcaaagctgaggctgctactgtccctactaggatgtagtacttgctcgggtcacggtgtccagcagtctcggctttttgcccaccggatgaccctggtaggagaagagacaatgcaagagtcagcgtttgtgctctgcactaggcataaccccacagtgtgcttcagatgcccaaggactggcactgctagtggatcagaactgacatctgatgctgtcttcagagatggcttcctctggctctggtgtcttagcatcagggaccaagagggatcccatcgagctctcatgcacaagaggccagtgtgtgccagggagcagcactgccccatctactcctccgggctgcaggcccgggctgcgtgctgggcacctgcaattcacccatggagagcactgcagggatgcagcagaaatgctgctctttgcccaagacagcatctagcaagcactcacctgaatattcctcaggctcagcaagtgtcctggtgtcctctattggttctcttttttcatgtgagcctggcacaatgtcactttcttccacagctaaggtctccggcacagtctccgaatctgtctcttcagaaaaacaagacattgcacacattaagcagaagccactgcccctcagcacaagcagggtaccatggcctgggcattgcggcaagcggcgctgacgaggccgctgtcccccccaagacaggaggaatcgacagctggattttctgcagtgcaacaagaagtgcagacccaaaccagccaagacttaatcaaccaaatgacccacagaaggagtaccttcaggttccccctcacccttggactccagcttcaagccgtccctgagcctgagctttgcaaggggcagccaaggcttgctctgatgtcattgctgcctccatgctgtgctgagcgtgtggcgaacccaaattcagcactggcctttgcgcaacatctggatgccaaagtctgcacagagcagccctggccaggaatgctacaactgcagcagcagctggagaagcccctggcactcatctggaagcacagctgcgagcagaggctgtgctggaccatctctagggctccctgcaggaggtgtgaaatgcagtgggcctgcagcaaggctctgactgagtgcttctggctgtccaggatacagcacatgcctacaggaagcaaaagctcagcttcccggctgccagggttaacagagtggcatatactaaccagatggggcttcatgcaaggctgccaggagctcctctggaacatccggcaatccttcagggaactcttcaggaaccttgtcatcgttcatccctattgttagatttacaaaagcacgttaacctatgacggtatttttctcgtgaataaaacggggaaaaggggcgctcctttttgtgaaggcaggacagactgactactcacgcttgaggtaccagctcggagtcagcacggtatctgcccctcgctcaggggctgaaagagcactctctgtgtccacaactacaagcaaacacccacaagaagttaccatcacgtgcactgccctgatgggcacacctcaaggcctggatgtgggaggcactgctagggcacgctcaggcaggtctgcatcctcacagctgcaggggggtctggctgcccttgggacactgagctggcagctcccacatgaagggaaaagccgtggcgtgcccacatgatctgtgtgcgggtcagccctggagccggacCAGAAGGCTGGCCAACCAGAGCGGaaggacggacagccactgctgagtgatggagaattgctgctgagcttccggacctgacccgaccctccccacatccttgctccttaggaagctctctccatgctgcaccctaaagcagctgcagcccctcacacctcccctggagcctctgcccctctgcctgccccgtggtgccttcctggctcagccatccctgctcccggccccgctgctgccagccagggctgtgtgctggcccctgcctgtctacctgctccctgcccagctgctggagcactctgggcattctgggcagggccacgagaaagagcagcaggaggtagcggctcaggaccatgatcccccctgctagaaacactcttctgctgctgctgctgctgctgctgctgctgcagtgttgcccagagtgagcactgaagagcacagtggggctctggaacctgacatcaaacagagctctgtgacctcataccaaagtgatggctgtgaaggccccaatgtacacccacgttgcctgtgaattcttgcacctcccctctactgaatttccttcttctgcacaggaatggaaggagccaaatggagaagggctggagtattttggaggcagcattgtgcatgggaatgcagaggcactcatgtcttattcctccgaaattccctagaagaagacctggatgaaggctgctgtaaaaagcccaaattcaagagtgtttctttggtagtattttggtctgaaagaattgtggcaaaaacctgcttttcccatgacttctgctacactttcatgacctttgatggcagcactgcttccatcctccactgtcacgcaaacatggctgtgcagtgctgacgcatctcccccgtcagcctggtttactcccttttccacttccaatgctacttaaagctctctcaaggagccctgctaactctggagccaagagcctttttccctttgaggcagatgtagcccatgtgccaccatcaggcctgctgtcctgtagagtaacccacgctcaaactcccacactgttgctgggaacaccaggctgccggccattcacctctagagccttcctgggtctggctcactgcacgtggcggaagaaaataccacatgcggcccagatccctcaagcagtcatccagagcccctgagctccctctgccttgtcctcggacaccatcaggcaccgccacgggacacacacaaatgtcttggttgctgcagatatcaggtaacactgctggccttttagccgagcagctcttctggcaaataaatatgcatgacttatgtgtgccaggcaacctccgctcagaagctcttggacagccttctagagcacctttggtacagttgtccctgaagcaccacttaagccccaggtgtttccagctgcaagcaaagaggcac
Encoded here:
- the LOC135291087 gene encoding uncharacterized protein LOC135291087, which encodes MNDDKVPEEFPEGLPDVPEELLAALHEAPSETDSETVPETLAVEESDIVPGSHEKREPIEDTRTLAEPEEYSGSSGGQKAETAGHRDPSKYYILVGTVAASALLLLGAVSGYLVMHQLLKRDRRSQEDKEATGQDWDSSWESCGQPRGEAEPGEGAGSGERAQGNGFRDSCRLFPELFAAELAQLYKNMSADPSPLPTCSFCSLADNASSRDHWISLESPQPTASSWPSYHQYLQDYYLLEDDD